A genome region from Terriglobia bacterium includes the following:
- the ssnA gene encoding putative aminohydrolase SsnA: MKRMLIKNGIIVTLEHPNRVLANHAVLIEGGLIKKIVPQRSTRNLKAQVIDAHGKVVMPGFVNAHTHFYSSFARGLTKAEPARNFTEILRNLWWRLDRRLTLEDCYYSALVAGLESIRHGTTTVIDHHASPYAVKGSLTRIAQAVQELGLRACLCYEVSDRDGEDIAREAIEENLRFMEQCRQVNNNQLKALFGLHASFTLGEKTFRKCAEMAGKYQAGFHIHCAEDVADQTITRSSYGKNVVQRLSDHGILGPRTVCAHAVHLDDDEWDRLAQSQTAVVHNPQSNLNNAVGVMDLLKATRKGVLVGLGTDAMTSNMREELRSAIWAQRLSQKDPSAALGEAVGLLIRNNQEISNRYFQKVGQLREGWNADLICVDYFPPTRMNEDNFPAHLVFGLSQAIVDTTIVGGRILMKNKRLLHLDEESIAGHSQKLSAALWKRF; the protein is encoded by the coding sequence ATGAAAAGAATGCTGATCAAAAACGGCATCATCGTCACTTTGGAGCATCCCAACCGGGTACTCGCCAACCACGCGGTTTTGATCGAAGGCGGCCTCATCAAGAAGATAGTGCCGCAAAGGTCCACCAGGAATCTCAAGGCTCAGGTCATCGACGCTCATGGCAAGGTAGTCATGCCGGGCTTTGTCAATGCCCACACCCACTTTTATTCCAGTTTCGCCCGAGGCCTGACCAAGGCAGAACCGGCGAGGAATTTTACCGAAATACTGCGCAATTTGTGGTGGCGCCTCGATCGACGGCTTACCCTCGAGGATTGTTATTACAGCGCGCTGGTGGCGGGGCTGGAATCCATTCGCCATGGGACCACAACGGTCATCGATCATCACGCCTCACCTTACGCCGTAAAGGGATCCCTCACCCGAATCGCCCAGGCGGTTCAGGAATTGGGGTTGCGGGCATGTCTTTGCTACGAGGTTTCCGACCGGGATGGAGAGGACATCGCCCGGGAAGCAATCGAGGAAAATCTCCGCTTTATGGAGCAATGCCGGCAAGTGAACAACAACCAGTTGAAGGCGCTTTTCGGATTGCATGCCTCCTTTACCCTCGGGGAAAAAACATTTCGTAAGTGCGCAGAAATGGCCGGGAAGTATCAGGCTGGTTTTCACATACACTGTGCCGAGGATGTCGCGGATCAAACGATTACCCGGAGTAGCTACGGCAAGAATGTGGTTCAGCGTTTATCGGATCACGGCATCCTCGGTCCACGAACCGTCTGCGCCCATGCGGTCCATCTGGATGATGACGAATGGGACCGGCTGGCCCAGTCACAGACGGCCGTCGTCCATAATCCCCAATCCAACCTGAATAATGCCGTCGGCGTGATGGATCTGTTGAAGGCTACGCGAAAGGGCGTGCTGGTCGGTTTGGGAACAGACGCTATGACCAGCAACATGCGCGAGGAGCTGCGCAGCGCCATCTGGGCACAGAGACTCTCGCAAAAAGATCCCAGTGCCGCGCTCGGTGAGGCGGTGGGCCTCCTGATCAGGAACAACCAGGAGATCTCCAACCGTTATTTCCAAAAGGTAGGGCAACTGAGGGAAGGCTGGAATGCAGATTTGATCTGCGTCGACTACTTCCCCCCGACGAGGATGAATGAAGACAATTTCCCGGCTCATCTGGTGTTCGGGCTGTCCCAGGCAATAGTCGATACCACCATCGTCGGCGGAAGAATTCTGATGAAGAATAAGCGCCTCTTGCACCTGGATGAAGAGAGCATCGCCGGGCATTCGCAAAAACTGTCCGCCGCGCTCTGGAAACGGTTCTAG
- the speB gene encoding agmatinase, with product MSYPDLSSEGGKLGIIGLPFDENSSFLTGAAGAPPLIRAALFSEASNLWSENGTNLGDVSLIRDAGDVAAVAGVDLVFLIEESVRVLLDRKLRPIALGGDHAITYPVIRAIARSYAGLTVLDFDAHPDLYDEFQGSRRSHACPFARIMEEGLVRRLVQVGIRSMNGHQRRQAEKFGVEVIEMKDWRDLLLVLDSPMYISFDLDALDPAFAPGVSHREPGGLSVRQALRAIQTLDAVVVGADLVEFNPRMDAMNTTGVVCAKLLKEIAAKMLETA from the coding sequence GTGTCATACCCTGATCTTTCTTCCGAGGGAGGGAAACTCGGCATCATCGGGCTTCCCTTCGACGAAAACTCCTCTTTTCTGACGGGAGCAGCGGGAGCGCCCCCTTTGATAAGAGCAGCCCTCTTTTCGGAGGCTTCGAATCTCTGGAGCGAAAACGGGACCAACCTTGGTGATGTGTCGCTCATCAGGGATGCCGGTGATGTCGCGGCTGTTGCCGGCGTGGACCTGGTTTTCCTGATCGAAGAATCAGTGCGGGTGCTGCTCGACCGGAAGCTGCGGCCGATTGCGCTGGGTGGCGATCATGCGATTACCTACCCCGTGATCCGAGCAATTGCCCGGAGCTATGCCGGTCTGACCGTCCTGGACTTCGATGCTCACCCGGATCTGTATGACGAGTTTCAGGGCAGCCGCCGCTCTCACGCCTGCCCATTTGCAAGAATCATGGAGGAAGGGCTGGTGCGCCGTCTTGTGCAGGTTGGGATCCGTTCGATGAACGGGCACCAGCGTCGCCAGGCGGAAAAGTTTGGGGTTGAGGTGATCGAGATGAAGGATTGGCGCGACCTGCTGCTCGTGCTGGATTCACCCATGTACATCTCGTTCGACCTGGACGCCCTCGATCCCGCATTTGCCCCGGGCGTCTCCCACCGCGAGCCTGGGGGCCTTTCCGTGCGGCAGGCGCTGAGGGCGATTCAGACGCTGGACGCGGTTGTTGTCGGGGCGGATCTGGTCGAGTTCAATCCTCGAATGGATGCCATGAACACGACAGGAGTCGTCTGCGCGAAGCTCCTGAAGGAGATCGCGGCAAAAATGCTGGAAACCGCCTGA